The following coding sequences are from one Pelagovum sp. HNIBRBA483 window:
- a CDS encoding ABC transporter permease — MHPVLATVLKRLGLGLLTLFIVSAIIFSAVSLLPGDFGEAVLGQAATEETVAAFRRELGLDTPAPIRYVEWVAGVLQGDLGTSFSGRNSSGVDRSRPVIDLIAPRLSNTLFLAAVTAVIAVPLALFLGVTAALYRNSAYDRTVNAATLTTISTPEFFVAYILILLLASLWPVFPSLANVDASTPFMERLFRIALPAMTLTLVIVAHMMRMTRAAIINLLASPYIEMARLKGASQREVIIKHALPNAWAPIATVIAFNLAYLVVGVVVVEVVFVYPGVGQLMVDSVTSRDIPVVQGCALIFAATYILLNLIADIIGIVTNPRLLHPR; from the coding sequence TTGCATCCAGTGCTCGCGACTGTGCTGAAGCGCCTAGGTTTGGGCCTTCTGACGCTATTTATCGTATCCGCCATTATTTTTAGTGCTGTCTCGCTTTTGCCCGGTGATTTCGGGGAAGCTGTGCTTGGACAGGCAGCAACCGAGGAAACTGTGGCGGCCTTCCGCAGGGAGCTTGGGCTCGATACACCTGCGCCGATCCGATACGTCGAGTGGGTCGCGGGTGTTCTTCAAGGCGATCTGGGAACATCCTTCTCGGGGCGCAATTCATCCGGCGTGGACCGTTCGCGGCCTGTGATCGACCTGATTGCGCCGCGCCTGTCGAATACGTTGTTCCTCGCCGCTGTCACCGCGGTGATCGCTGTGCCGCTGGCGCTGTTCCTTGGTGTGACGGCCGCGCTCTACCGAAATTCCGCCTATGACCGGACGGTGAACGCGGCGACGCTGACGACGATTTCCACGCCGGAGTTCTTTGTTGCTTATATCCTGATCCTGCTGCTCGCCTCGCTCTGGCCGGTGTTTCCGTCGCTGGCGAATGTGGATGCCAGCACACCGTTCATGGAGCGGCTGTTCCGCATCGCCCTGCCCGCCATGACGCTAACGCTGGTCATCGTCGCGCATATGATGCGGATGACGCGGGCGGCGATTATCAACCTGCTGGCCAGCCCGTATATCGAAATGGCGCGGCTCAAGGGCGCGTCGCAGCGCGAGGTCATCATCAAGCACGCACTGCCGAATGCATGGGCGCCGATCGCCACCGTGATCGCCTTCAACCTCGCCTATCTGGTGGTCGGCGTTGTCGTGGTTGAGGTTGTCTTTGTCTATCCCGGGGTCGGGCAATTGATGGTTGATAGCGTGACCTCGCGGGATATCCCCGTGGTGCAGGGCTGCGCGCTGATCTTTGCCGCGACCTACATCCTTTTGAACCTGATCGCCGATATCATTGGCATCGTTACCAACCCGAGATTGTTGCACCCGAGATGA
- a CDS encoding ABC transporter substrate-binding protein, whose amino-acid sequence MKKDIYLKNKASQLTTGQIDRRSFIMSSLAAGVTLPAAMSMADMAMAQTPKSGGLFRAGMAYGSTTDSLDPATFENGMMTMVGYTYGNTLTEIAADGSLIPELAESYEPSNGGATWAFNLRRGVEFHNGKTLTADDVLATYAYHMGEDSTSAAKGLLSAITGIRKEGDYQVIIDLDSPNADFPFIVSDYHLLILPAENGEVDPNSGIGTGGYVMSEFDPGVRLRSTRNPNYFKEGAAHFDELELISIIDVTARQNALMSGDVDTISRIDPKTVNLLARAPNLNILETTGTLHYTFPMRLDTAPFDNYDLRMALKLSLKRQELVDKILLGHGAVGNDHPISTANRFHASDLPQREFDPELAAHHYKKSGHSGPIQLSSSDAAFAGAVDAAQLIAASAAEAGIDVEVVREPSDGYWSNVWNKKGWSACYWGGRPTEDWMFASAYVEDTEWNDTAWRNTEAANQFNALVKDGRSELDDTKRATIYAECQRLINDDGGAIVAMFANYIMGLGNGLTHGENVAANWDLDGLKAHERWWFS is encoded by the coding sequence GTGAAAAAAGATATCTACCTCAAGAACAAAGCGTCCCAACTGACCACCGGCCAGATCGACCGGCGTTCGTTCATCATGTCGTCTCTTGCCGCTGGCGTCACTCTGCCCGCCGCAATGTCTATGGCAGATATGGCAATGGCCCAGACGCCGAAGTCCGGCGGTCTTTTCCGTGCTGGCATGGCCTACGGCTCAACGACAGACAGCCTCGATCCAGCGACTTTCGAAAACGGCATGATGACCATGGTGGGCTACACCTATGGTAACACGCTCACCGAGATTGCCGCTGATGGCAGCCTCATTCCTGAATTGGCCGAAAGCTACGAGCCGTCCAATGGCGGCGCAACTTGGGCCTTCAACCTCCGCCGTGGTGTTGAATTCCACAACGGCAAGACGCTAACCGCTGACGATGTCTTGGCGACCTACGCGTATCATATGGGCGAGGACTCGACCTCTGCGGCCAAGGGTCTGCTTTCCGCAATCACCGGAATTCGCAAAGAGGGCGACTATCAGGTTATCATCGACCTCGATTCCCCGAACGCCGACTTCCCGTTCATTGTGTCGGATTACCACCTGCTGATCCTGCCGGCCGAGAATGGCGAGGTCGACCCGAACTCCGGCATCGGTACCGGCGGCTATGTCATGTCCGAGTTCGATCCGGGCGTACGACTGCGCAGCACGCGCAACCCGAACTACTTCAAAGAGGGCGCAGCCCATTTTGACGAGCTTGAGTTGATCTCGATCATCGACGTAACCGCTCGCCAGAACGCTCTGATGAGCGGCGATGTCGACACCATCAGCCGGATCGACCCCAAAACGGTGAACCTGCTGGCCCGTGCCCCGAACCTCAATATCCTCGAAACCACCGGCACACTGCACTACACCTTCCCGATGCGCCTCGATACCGCGCCGTTCGATAACTACGATCTGCGCATGGCTCTGAAGCTGTCGCTCAAGCGTCAGGAACTGGTGGACAAGATCCTCCTCGGGCACGGTGCTGTTGGTAACGACCACCCGATCTCGACGGCAAACCGCTTCCATGCAAGCGACCTGCCGCAGCGCGAGTTCGATCCGGAACTGGCCGCGCATCACTACAAGAAGTCCGGCCATAGCGGTCCGATCCAGCTGTCCTCTTCGGACGCGGCATTTGCAGGCGCGGTCGACGCCGCTCAGCTCATCGCCGCCTCTGCTGCCGAAGCAGGGATCGACGTTGAAGTGGTTCGTGAGCCTTCCGATGGTTACTGGTCCAACGTCTGGAACAAGAAGGGCTGGAGCGCCTGCTACTGGGGTGGCCGTCCGACCGAAGACTGGATGTTCGCATCGGCTTATGTCGAAGACACCGAGTGGAACGACACCGCTTGGCGCAACACTGAAGCTGCCAACCAGTTCAACGCGCTGGTCAAAGATGGCCGCTCCGAACTGGACGACACCAAGCGTGCCACGATCTACGCCGAATGCCAGCGCCTCATCAATGATGACGGCGGCGCCATCGTCGCGATGTTCGCCAACTACATCATGGGCCTTGGCAATGGTCTGACCCATGGCGAGAACGTTGCCGCGAACTGGGATCTCGACGGCCTCAAGGCGCATGAGCGCTGGTGGTTCTCGTAA
- a CDS encoding LacI family DNA-binding transcriptional regulator, producing MTNNNKRPLTLRDVSEASGVSEMTVSRVLRNKGDVSEATRQKVQEAAKKLGYVPNKIAGALASQRVNLVAVIIPSLGNMVFPEVLSGISDVLADTPLQPVVGVTDYLPEREEKVLFEMLSWRPSGVIIAGLEHSEASRAMLARAGIPVVEIMDIDGQPIDSCVGISHRRAGRIMAEEIIAAGYRKIGFMGTKMPLDHRARKRFEGFTQTLAKAGIEIVDQEFYSGGSALAKGREMTEAMLKRSPDLDFLYYSNDMIGAGGLLHLLEKGVDIPSEIGLAGFNGVELLDGLPRRLATMDACRREIGEAAARIISEQNAEGAEQKPQLIEISPKLNAGDTLRRS from the coding sequence GTGACGAATAACAATAAACGCCCACTCACCTTGCGGGATGTATCGGAAGCCTCCGGCGTTAGTGAAATGACCGTCAGCCGCGTTTTGCGGAATAAGGGCGATGTGAGCGAGGCGACGCGGCAAAAAGTTCAGGAAGCAGCCAAGAAGCTTGGCTATGTGCCAAACAAGATCGCAGGCGCTTTGGCATCACAGCGGGTCAATCTTGTTGCTGTTATCATCCCGTCACTGGGGAATATGGTGTTCCCCGAGGTGCTTTCTGGGATCAGCGACGTGCTCGCGGATACGCCGCTTCAGCCGGTCGTGGGTGTCACTGATTACCTGCCCGAGCGGGAAGAGAAAGTGCTCTTCGAGATGCTGTCATGGCGGCCATCGGGTGTCATCATTGCTGGGCTTGAGCATTCGGAAGCGTCGCGGGCGATGCTGGCGCGGGCTGGTATCCCTGTGGTGGAGATCATGGATATCGACGGGCAGCCGATCGATTCTTGCGTGGGCATTTCGCACCGGCGCGCGGGGCGTATCATGGCCGAGGAGATCATCGCGGCGGGCTATCGCAAGATCGGATTCATGGGCACCAAGATGCCGCTGGATCACCGCGCGCGTAAGCGTTTTGAAGGATTCACCCAGACCCTCGCCAAGGCCGGTATCGAGATCGTCGATCAGGAGTTCTACTCCGGTGGTTCGGCACTGGCGAAGGGGCGCGAAATGACAGAGGCGATGCTGAAACGCTCGCCTGATCTGGATTTCCTCTACTATTCTAACGACATGATCGGCGCGGGTGGATTGCTGCATCTGTTGGAAAAGGGTGTCGATATTCCGAGTGAGATCGGGCTTGCAGGCTTCAACGGTGTGGAATTGCTTGATGGCTTGCCGCGCAGACTGGCGACGATGGATGCCTGCCGGCGCGAGATTGGAGAAGCCGCGGCGCGGATCATTTCGGAGCAGAATGCCGAAGGCGCGGAGCAGAAGCCGCAGCTGATCGAAATTTCGCCCAAGCTGAATGCCGGGGACACGCTGCGCCGCTCGTAA
- a CDS encoding aminotransferase class V-fold PLP-dependent enzyme: MTHHPHSIDADLLAQIRSRFAHVDTCPFEGERVFFENAGGALTLNSVVETSAKFAAIPDNQGRDNPAAHALVAIIEKAKADMAVFFNAPEGRFFVGESGTELLFRLIRSACLGTEGGQVLGSTLEHPATRSAARHWSEVAGKSHVLVAHDDATGTVEPQHYAAAITPDTRVATILHTSPVSGMGVDVAAIAAEIRKVAAECIIIVDGIQHAAHGRLDIASYDVDGYVVSPYKVFSRHGYGLAWVSDRLNALKHEHLIDAPGNPWEFGTRDTGSYATFSDVVDYFDWLGGAVSAATDRRERIVAAGEAIHAHEAALTHAMIHGTGNNKGLADMPEVTIVGGVDNPRREGLVTIAVAGMDAPDVVTELRKRGIRTHTRKADHYSANILAPLGMSAAVRVSMCHYNSEAEVAKFLQAMREITEAVR; the protein is encoded by the coding sequence ATGACACACCATCCCCATTCCATTGATGCCGACCTGCTCGCGCAAATTCGCAGCCGTTTCGCACATGTCGATACCTGCCCGTTCGAAGGCGAGCGCGTCTTTTTCGAAAATGCAGGCGGCGCTCTGACCCTGAATTCGGTTGTCGAAACCTCAGCGAAATTTGCTGCCATTCCCGACAATCAGGGCCGCGATAACCCTGCCGCCCATGCACTTGTAGCGATCATCGAAAAGGCAAAAGCCGATATGGCGGTCTTTTTCAATGCGCCTGAGGGCAGGTTCTTCGTGGGTGAAAGCGGCACCGAACTGCTCTTTCGCCTGATCCGCAGCGCCTGCCTTGGCACCGAGGGCGGGCAGGTACTCGGCAGCACGCTCGAACACCCCGCAACCCGCAGCGCCGCCCGCCATTGGTCCGAGGTCGCGGGTAAATCCCACGTTCTCGTGGCGCATGATGATGCAACCGGCACCGTCGAGCCGCAGCATTATGCCGCCGCGATCACACCCGATACCCGCGTCGCCACGATCCTGCACACATCGCCCGTCTCCGGCATGGGGGTCGATGTGGCCGCCATCGCCGCCGAAATCCGCAAGGTTGCGGCGGAGTGCATCATCATCGTTGATGGCATCCAACACGCGGCGCATGGGCGGCTTGATATCGCCAGCTACGATGTCGATGGCTATGTCGTCTCGCCCTACAAGGTGTTTTCGCGGCACGGCTATGGCCTCGCTTGGGTGTCAGACAGGCTCAATGCCCTCAAGCATGAGCATCTGATCGACGCGCCCGGCAATCCGTGGGAATTTGGCACCCGCGATACCGGCTCCTACGCGACCTTCTCTGATGTTGTTGATTACTTCGACTGGCTCGGCGGCGCAGTGTCCGCTGCCACCGACCGGCGCGAAAGGATCGTCGCCGCAGGGGAGGCCATCCATGCACATGAAGCGGCGCTCACCCATGCAATGATCCACGGCACCGGCAATAACAAAGGTCTGGCAGATATGCCGGAGGTCACGATTGTCGGCGGTGTGGATAACCCCCGCCGCGAAGGGCTGGTCACGATCGCGGTCGCAGGGATGGATGCGCCGGATGTCGTGACCGAGCTACGCAAACGGGGCATTCGCACCCATACGCGCAAGGCGGATCACTACTCCGCCAATATCCTTGCGCCCTTGGGGATGAGCGCCGCCGTTCGCGTGTCGATGTGCCATTATAACAGCGAAGCGGAGGTCGCTAAATTCCTCCAAGCCATGCGCGAAATCACCGAAGCCGTGCGCTAG
- the choV gene encoding choline ABC transporter ATP-binding protein: MTAVSFSNVSIVFGDRPEVALPLMDAGQSRSEIQAATGQVLGVHDCSLDVSEGEILVLMGLSGSGKSTLLRAVNALNPVVRGSVEVRTEGGMVNVTKAAAATLRDIRQRHVAMVFQQFGLLPWRTVRENTWLGLELAGIPKAERARKTDEQLELVGLADWAERKVGELSGGMQQRVGLARAFATDAPILLMDEPFSALDPLIRTRLQDELLDLQARLKRTIVFVSHDLDEAFKIGNRIAIMEGGRIVQCGTPQEIFTAPANEYVADFVAHMNPLGVLTAGDVMEPTTAAPAQSVAHDAPVKEVMTALAESNVIGVTRDGVAVGQIDAARVVAKLTNPNGA; the protein is encoded by the coding sequence ATGACCGCTGTAAGCTTTTCCAATGTGTCGATCGTTTTTGGCGACCGTCCCGAAGTTGCCCTGCCGCTGATGGATGCGGGGCAAAGCCGCTCGGAGATTCAGGCCGCTACTGGGCAGGTTCTGGGCGTGCATGATTGCAGCCTTGACGTTTCCGAAGGGGAAATCCTTGTGTTGATGGGGCTTTCGGGTTCCGGGAAATCAACCCTGTTGCGGGCGGTGAATGCGCTCAATCCAGTGGTGCGCGGTTCTGTCGAGGTGCGTACCGAAGGCGGAATGGTCAATGTCACCAAGGCCGCAGCCGCAACGCTACGCGATATTCGCCAGCGGCATGTGGCGATGGTGTTCCAGCAATTCGGGCTGCTGCCGTGGCGCACCGTGCGGGAAAACACATGGCTGGGGCTGGAGCTGGCGGGCATCCCGAAAGCGGAACGCGCGCGCAAAACCGACGAACAGTTGGAACTGGTTGGCCTTGCTGATTGGGCAGAGCGGAAGGTGGGCGAGCTATCAGGTGGTATGCAACAGCGCGTGGGGCTTGCCCGCGCCTTTGCCACCGACGCGCCGATCCTGCTGATGGACGAGCCTTTCTCGGCGCTTGATCCGCTGATCCGTACACGATTGCAGGATGAGTTGCTGGATTTACAAGCGCGGCTCAAACGGACCATCGTTTTCGTCAGTCACGATCTGGACGAGGCGTTTAAGATCGGCAACCGGATTGCCATCATGGAAGGTGGGCGCATTGTGCAATGCGGCACCCCGCAGGAGATCTTCACGGCCCCCGCAAATGAGTATGTCGCGGATTTTGTGGCGCATATGAACCCGCTCGGGGTATTGACCGCTGGTGATGTGATGGAACCAACGACCGCCGCGCCCGCGCAAAGTGTTGCGCATGATGCCCCGGTGAAAGAGGTGATGACCGCGCTGGCGGAAAGCAATGTCATCGGCGTGACGCGGGATGGCGTGGCCGTGGGGCAGATAGACGCCGCGCGGGTCGTTGCGAAACTCACCAACCCGAACGGCGCCTGA
- the choW gene encoding choline ABC transporter permease subunit, which translates to MEWLTDNKIPIGDYAEWVFDLLQTYGAWFFDGLSDGMEALIDGILWVLQSPHPLIIIALFAGLTWAMQRSWKLAGLVVLGFLFIMNQGYWEETTESLTLVLSACVVCMGIGVPIGIAVAHRPRLYAGMRPVLDLMQTLPTFVYLIPAIVFFGIGMVPGLIATVIFVLPAPIRLTHLGVTATPKPLLEAAQAFGATPRQVLWKVELPYAFPQIMAGLNQTIMLSLSMVVIAALVGADGLGVPVVRALNQVNTSLGFESGFVIVVLAILLDRMLRIDRK; encoded by the coding sequence ATGGAATGGCTGACAGATAACAAGATACCGATTGGTGACTATGCCGAGTGGGTCTTTGACCTTCTGCAAACCTATGGCGCGTGGTTCTTCGACGGGCTGTCGGATGGCATGGAAGCGCTGATCGACGGTATTTTGTGGGTGCTGCAAAGCCCGCATCCCCTTATTATCATTGCGCTGTTCGCGGGGCTGACTTGGGCCATGCAACGCAGTTGGAAACTTGCTGGCTTGGTGGTGCTGGGCTTTCTGTTCATCATGAACCAAGGCTATTGGGAAGAAACCACCGAGAGCCTGACGCTGGTGCTTTCTGCCTGCGTCGTTTGTATGGGGATCGGCGTGCCAATCGGGATCGCGGTGGCACACCGGCCGCGGCTTTATGCGGGGATGCGCCCTGTGCTGGACCTGATGCAGACTTTGCCAACCTTTGTGTATCTGATCCCCGCGATTGTCTTCTTCGGGATCGGCATGGTGCCGGGGTTGATTGCGACGGTGATTTTCGTCCTGCCCGCGCCGATCCGTTTGACGCATCTGGGTGTGACCGCCACGCCGAAACCGCTGTTGGAGGCCGCGCAAGCCTTTGGCGCGACGCCAAGGCAGGTCTTGTGGAAGGTAGAACTGCCTTATGCCTTCCCGCAAATCATGGCGGGGCTGAACCAGACGATCATGCTGTCGCTTTCGATGGTGGTCATTGCAGCGCTTGTGGGCGCGGACGGGCTTGGCGTGCCGGTGGTGCGCGCACTCAATCAGGTGAATACGTCGCTGGGATTTGAATCCGGCTTCGTCATCGTGGTGTTGGCCATTCTTCTGGACCGTATGCTGAGGATCGACCGCAAATGA
- a CDS encoding choline ABC transporter substrate-binding protein: protein MKFKPMLSALALVAASPALADCGTVSFSDVGWTDITATTAATTTVLDALGYETDVKVLSVPVTYTSLANGDIDIFLGNWMPTMEADIAPYREAGTVDTVRMNLDGAKYTLAVNKAAADLGIADFADIAAHADALEGKIYGIEPGNDGNRLIMDMIAADEFGLSGFEVAESSEQGMLAQVARADRRGEPVVFLGWEPHPMNANFDMTYLSGGDDWFGPNFGGAQVYTNTRAGYVEECANVGQLLSNLEFSLAMENEIMAAILDDGEDPNEAAAAWLKANMGVLDGWLDGVTTADGGDAMAAVSAALN from the coding sequence ATGAAATTCAAACCGATGCTATCGGCGCTGGCCCTCGTGGCGGCGTCCCCTGCGCTGGCGGATTGTGGCACCGTTAGCTTTTCCGATGTGGGCTGGACCGACATCACCGCGACAACCGCCGCGACGACGACCGTGCTCGACGCGCTTGGCTATGAGACGGACGTGAAGGTGCTTTCCGTGCCGGTGACGTACACCTCGCTGGCCAATGGCGACATCGACATCTTCCTCGGCAACTGGATGCCGACGATGGAAGCTGACATCGCGCCCTACCGCGAGGCAGGCACCGTCGATACCGTGCGGATGAACCTCGATGGCGCGAAATATACGCTGGCCGTCAACAAAGCGGCTGCCGATCTTGGCATCGCCGACTTTGCCGACATCGCCGCCCATGCAGACGCGCTTGAAGGCAAAATTTACGGCATCGAGCCGGGCAATGACGGTAACCGCCTAATCATGGATATGATTGCGGCTGACGAGTTCGGCCTGTCTGGTTTTGAAGTCGCTGAAAGCTCCGAGCAGGGCATGCTGGCACAGGTGGCCCGTGCTGACCGCCGTGGCGAGCCGGTTGTCTTCCTCGGCTGGGAACCGCACCCGATGAACGCCAATTTCGACATGACCTACCTGAGCGGTGGCGATGACTGGTTCGGCCCGAACTTTGGCGGCGCGCAGGTTTATACCAACACGCGCGCAGGCTATGTCGAGGAGTGCGCCAATGTCGGTCAGCTCCTCAGCAACCTCGAGTTCTCGCTGGCGATGGAAAACGAGATCATGGCGGCGATCCTCGATGATGGCGAAGATCCGAACGAGGCCGCTGCTGCATGGCTGAAGGCCAATATGGGCGTTTTGGACGGCTGGCTCGACGGTGTCACCACCGCCGATGGCGGTGACGCTATGGCCGCTGTCAGCGCCGCGCTGAACTAA
- the betI gene encoding transcriptional regulator BetI: MPKLGMEPIRRDALVKATIAEIGAAGTLSVTVSQIARRAGVSSALAHHYFGGKEQIFEAAMRFTLDVYSAEVRGALVMAKDHRSRVEAIVRASFSPRNFRRETVAAWMNFYVLAQVSEEARRLLTIYQRRLRSNLAHDLRPLVGARARSAADRIAALIDGVYLQQSLGRNAPDGAQAIAEVLGYLDLELAKGLS; the protein is encoded by the coding sequence ATGCCAAAGCTCGGAATGGAGCCGATACGCCGCGATGCGCTGGTCAAAGCGACCATCGCCGAGATCGGCGCAGCGGGCACGCTGAGCGTTACGGTCAGCCAGATCGCGCGGCGGGCAGGGGTGTCCAGCGCACTGGCGCATCACTATTTCGGCGGCAAGGAGCAGATTTTCGAAGCCGCCATGCGCTTCACGCTTGATGTCTACTCCGCAGAGGTGCGCGGCGCTCTGGTCATGGCAAAGGATCACCGCTCCCGCGTCGAGGCGATTGTGCGCGCCTCCTTCTCGCCCCGCAATTTCCGGCGCGAAACCGTGGCGGCATGGATGAACTTCTACGTTCTGGCGCAGGTGTCTGAGGAGGCCCGCCGCCTTCTGACGATCTATCAGCGTCGCCTGCGCTCCAACCTCGCACATGATCTGCGCCCGCTCGTCGGCGCCCGCGCGCGCAGCGCTGCCGACCGTATCGCCGCCCTCATTGACGGTGTCTACCTCCAGCAATCGCTTGGCCGCAACGCCCCCGATGGCGCACAGGCGATTGCAGAAGTCCTCGGCTATCTCGATCTCGAACTCGCGAAAGGTCTTTCATGA
- the betC gene encoding choline-sulfatase, with protein MTRPNILILMVDQLNGTLFPDGPAEWLHTPNLRKLAARSARFANAYTASPLCAPGRAAFMSGQLPSQNGVYDNAAEFSSSIPTYAHHLRRAGYQTCLSGKMHFVGPDQLHGFEERLTTDIYPPDFGWTPDYRKPGERIDWWYHNMGSVTGAGVAEITNQLEYDDEVAYNARARIYDYARGADERPWALTVSFTHPHDPYVARRKYWDLYEECAHLAPTVAPIAYEDHDPHSQRIFDANDWRSFDLTDEMVARSRRAYFANISYIDDKIGEIIEALETTRQAENTIILFVSDHGDMLGERGLWFKMSFFEGSARVPMMIAAPKVAAGRIDTPVSNIDVCPTLCDLAGIDISEIMPWTTGESLVPLANGTPRTSPVAMEYAAEASYAPMVALRQGQWKYTRCSLDPDQLFDLESDPHELVNLAGDPAHASTLAEFQAIAVACWDLARFDADVRSSQARRWVVYEALRNGSYFPWDYQPLQKASERYMRNHMDLNILEESKRFPRGE; from the coding sequence ATGACGCGCCCGAACATCCTTATTCTGATGGTGGATCAGCTCAACGGCACGCTTTTCCCAGACGGCCCCGCCGAGTGGCTTCATACGCCCAATCTGCGCAAACTGGCCGCCCGCTCTGCCCGCTTCGCCAATGCTTACACTGCCAGCCCGCTCTGCGCGCCGGGTCGGGCGGCGTTCATGTCCGGCCAGTTGCCCAGCCAGAACGGCGTTTATGATAACGCCGCCGAGTTCTCGTCCTCCATTCCAACCTACGCCCACCACCTCCGCCGCGCGGGCTATCAGACCTGCCTGTCTGGCAAGATGCATTTCGTCGGCCCTGATCAGCTTCATGGGTTCGAGGAGCGGCTGACCACCGATATCTACCCGCCCGATTTCGGCTGGACGCCCGACTACCGCAAACCCGGCGAGCGGATTGACTGGTGGTATCACAACATGGGTTCGGTCACCGGCGCGGGCGTGGCCGAGATCACCAACCAGCTCGAATATGATGACGAGGTTGCCTACAACGCCCGCGCCCGCATTTACGATTATGCGCGCGGCGCGGATGAGCGCCCTTGGGCGCTGACCGTCAGCTTTACCCATCCGCATGACCCCTACGTTGCCCGCCGCAAATACTGGGATCTTTATGAGGAGTGCGCCCATCTCGCGCCCACGGTCGCCCCGATCGCCTACGAGGATCATGACCCCCACAGCCAGCGGATTTTTGACGCCAATGACTGGCGCAGCTTTGATCTGACCGATGAAATGGTCGCCCGTTCGCGCCGCGCCTACTTCGCCAACATCTCCTATATCGACGATAAAATCGGCGAGATCATAGAGGCATTGGAAACCACCCGTCAGGCAGAGAACACCATCATCCTCTTCGTCTCTGATCACGGCGATATGCTTGGCGAGCGCGGTCTGTGGTTCAAAATGTCCTTCTTCGAAGGCTCCGCCCGCGTGCCAATGATGATCGCCGCGCCGAAGGTCGCCGCAGGCCGGATCGACACGCCCGTATCGAATATCGACGTCTGCCCCACGCTCTGCGATCTGGCAGGCATCGACATCTCCGAAATCATGCCGTGGACAACCGGCGAAAGCCTTGTGCCGCTTGCCAACGGCACCCCGCGCACCAGCCCCGTCGCGATGGAATACGCGGCCGAGGCCAGCTACGCCCCGATGGTCGCGCTGCGTCAGGGGCAGTGGAAGTATACCCGTTGTTCGCTCGACCCTGATCAACTGTTCGATCTGGAGTCTGATCCGCATGAGTTGGTGAACCTCGCGGGCGATCCGGCCCACGCCAGCACCTTGGCCGAGTTCCAAGCCATCGCTGTTGCCTGCTGGGATCTTGCCCGCTTCGATGCGGATGTCCGTAGTTCGCAGGCGCGGCGCTGGGTGGTCTACGAGGCATTGCGTAACGGCAGTTATTTCCCTTGGGATTACCAGCCCCTGCAAAAGGCATCCGAGCGCTACATGCGCAATCACATGGATCTCAATATCCTCGAAGAAAGTAAGCGTTTCCCGCGTGGTGAGTAA